One segment of Thermodesulfovibrio sp. 3907-1M DNA contains the following:
- a CDS encoding 3-methyl-2-oxobutanoate dehydrogenase subunit VorB — translation MNKILMKGNEAVAEAAIRAGLKFYAGYPITPQNEIPEYLSKRLPEVGGVFIQAESEIAAINMIYGASACGVRVMTSSSSPGISLKQEAISYLAGAELPAVIVNMMRGGPGLGNISGSQADYFQAVKGGGHGDYRLVVYAPFSVQELWDYTILAFEKADEWRNPVMILGDGVIAQMMEPVVQRVPELKTFDKSSWALTGAKERPSRFIRTLLMGEGELEKHNWKLQEKYNQWKEKEVRYETYFIDDAEVVVVAFGSAARISISAIRKLRGQGVKIGLLRPITLFPFPEEPIRQLAQEIERFIVVEFNAGQMVEDVRLAVNGMAEVYLYGRPGGSIVTAEDVYDALVRNLATERVIAVG, via the coding sequence ATGAATAAAATTTTAATGAAAGGAAATGAAGCAGTTGCAGAGGCTGCAATAAGAGCAGGATTAAAATTTTATGCAGGATACCCCATAACCCCTCAAAATGAAATCCCTGAATATTTATCAAAAAGACTGCCAGAGGTTGGAGGGGTATTTATTCAGGCAGAAAGTGAGATTGCTGCAATAAACATGATTTATGGTGCCAGTGCCTGCGGAGTTAGAGTAATGACTTCATCAAGCTCCCCGGGAATAAGTCTTAAGCAGGAAGCGATATCATATCTCGCAGGAGCTGAATTGCCAGCAGTTATTGTAAACATGATGAGAGGGGGTCCAGGGCTTGGAAATATCTCAGGAAGTCAGGCTGACTACTTTCAGGCTGTAAAAGGTGGTGGGCATGGAGATTATCGTTTAGTTGTATATGCTCCCTTCAGTGTTCAGGAGCTGTGGGACTATACAATACTTGCCTTTGAAAAAGCTGATGAATGGAGAAATCCTGTAATGATTCTTGGAGACGGAGTAATTGCCCAGATGATGGAGCCTGTTGTTCAGAGAGTTCCAGAATTAAAAACTTTTGATAAATCCTCATGGGCTTTAACTGGAGCAAAAGAAAGACCTTCTCGTTTTATAAGGACCCTGCTTATGGGAGAAGGAGAGCTTGAAAAACACAACTGGAAGTTACAGGAAAAATATAATCAGTGGAAAGAAAAAGAAGTCAGATATGAGACCTACTTTATTGACGATGCAGAGGTTGTTGTTGTGGCATTCGGTTCTGCTGCAAGAATTTCAATTTCAGCAATAAGAAAGCTAAGAGGACAAGGAGTTAAAATCGGTCTTTTAAGACCTATCACACTCTTTCCATTTCCTGAAGAGCCGATAAGACAGCTTGCTCAGGAAATTGAGAGATTCATTGTTGTAGAGTTTAATGCGGGACAGATGGTTGAAGATGTAAGGCTTGCTGTAAATGGCATGGCTGAAGTTTATTTATATGGCAGACCTGGTGGAAGTATAGTAACAGCAGAAGATGTCTATGATGCTCTTGTTAGAAATTTAGCTACTGAGAGAGTTATAGCTGTTGGATGA
- the cutA gene encoding divalent-cation tolerance protein CutA: MDYMVVFITASKEEEAVKIAKTLVEEKLAGCVNIIKDIRSIYSWQDKIEDEQEVLMIVKTRSDLFEELEKTVKSLHSYTVPEIIGLKIKKGSESYLNWLSEVTK, from the coding sequence ATGGATTACATGGTGGTTTTCATAACCGCATCTAAGGAAGAGGAAGCAGTAAAGATAGCAAAAACTCTTGTTGAAGAAAAACTGGCAGGTTGCGTAAATATCATAAAGGATATTCGTTCCATTTATTCCTGGCAGGACAAAATTGAAGATGAGCAAGAAGTTTTAATGATAGTTAAAACACGCTCTGACCTTTTTGAAGAGCTTGAAAAAACAGTAAAATCACTTCATTCCTATACAGTGCCTGAGATTATAGGATTAAAAATTAAAAAAGGCTCTGAAAGCTACTTAAACTGGCTTAGTGAGGTTACAAAGTGA
- the hisD gene encoding histidinol dehydrogenase, with translation MLTIKDKTELQRFIKKLRKRSTSEPEIEENVKKILNEVKKNGDKALIKYTKLFDKHSLPLKIEPDEIKKKAKEVSKQVIDALRFASERIRKFHKHQLEKSWQYKEEDITLGQLIRPIERVGAYVPGGKASYPSTVLMNIIPAQVAGVREIAVCVPTPHGQLNPTVCAALHLLGIKEVYRIGGAQAIGAMAYGTQTVKKVDKIVGPGNIYVATAKKLVFGEVDIDMIAGPSEILIIADSSAIPAFVAADMLSQAEHDEMACSVLVTNSEKLAEAVKKEISVQLKSLPKASIAKKSLKNFGAIIVVKSLSEACDVTNEIAPEHLEVMTENPEKLLPLLKNAGAIFLGQWTPEPIGDYVAGPNHTLPTSGTARFFSPLGVYDFLKRSSLIKVGKIGFQKLASYVDVLASLEGLQAHANTVRVRKTT, from the coding sequence ATGCTTACCATCAAAGATAAAACAGAGCTTCAGAGATTCATTAAAAAGCTTCGTAAAAGGTCAACATCTGAGCCTGAAATTGAGGAAAATGTAAAAAAAATCCTCAATGAAGTCAAGAAAAATGGAGATAAAGCCTTAATTAAATATACAAAGTTGTTTGACAAACACAGCCTTCCTCTTAAAATTGAACCTGATGAAATCAAAAAAAAGGCAAAGGAAGTCTCAAAGCAAGTAATTGATGCTTTAAGGTTTGCTTCAGAAAGAATCCGCAAGTTTCATAAACATCAGCTTGAAAAATCATGGCAGTATAAAGAGGAAGATATCACCCTTGGACAGCTGATAAGACCTATTGAGCGTGTAGGAGCTTATGTTCCAGGTGGCAAAGCTTCATATCCATCAACGGTTCTCATGAATATTATTCCTGCTCAGGTTGCAGGAGTAAGAGAGATTGCAGTATGTGTTCCCACACCTCATGGACAGTTGAATCCAACAGTATGTGCTGCTTTGCATCTTCTTGGAATAAAAGAAGTATACAGAATTGGAGGAGCACAGGCAATTGGAGCAATGGCTTATGGAACTCAGACAGTAAAAAAAGTTGATAAAATTGTTGGACCAGGAAACATATATGTGGCAACAGCTAAAAAGCTTGTTTTCGGTGAAGTGGACATAGACATGATTGCAGGACCAAGTGAAATTCTCATTATTGCTGACAGCTCAGCAATCCCAGCCTTTGTAGCTGCTGATATGCTAAGTCAGGCTGAACATGATGAGATGGCATGCAGCGTTCTTGTTACAAATTCGGAAAAGCTTGCAGAGGCAGTAAAAAAGGAAATATCAGTACAGCTTAAATCTTTACCAAAGGCATCAATAGCTAAAAAATCTCTTAAAAACTTTGGAGCAATTATAGTTGTTAAATCTTTGAGTGAAGCATGTGATGTTACCAATGAAATTGCACCGGAACATCTTGAGGTTATGACAGAAAATCCTGAAAAACTGCTACCTCTTTTAAAAAACGCTGGAGCGATATTTTTAGGGCAATGGACTCCTGAACCCATTGGAGACTATGTGGCAGGACCAAATCACACTCTTCCCACATCTGGAACAGCAAGATTTTTCTCTCCTTTGGGAGTTTATGATTTTTTAAAAAGAAGTTCTCTTATAAAGGTTGGTAAAATTGGATTCCAAAAACTCGCTTCATATGTTGATGTTCTTGCAAGCCTTGAAGGACTGCAAGCACATGCCAATACAGTGAGAGTAAGAAAAACTACTTAA
- a CDS encoding glycosyltransferase family 9 protein produces MKALVCRMGGLGDSILIYPVLEILTKKGYEVTVWGNPEYFRLAEKAGFCKKAIFYEPKEEFGLKIIFSQNREILSGDNSIYINPVPEEQIWIVDYYLKKLGFQNEGFSKTLPIAHSFRVFKVQDSKKKDNNLCIIHPGSGSKKKNPDLIFFFELERFLKNSGFDVFFLLGPAEMELVKKIKNSVYLENPVEIAKTLLKANLYIGLDSGVSHLSSYLGIPSIVIFGPTSPSVWHPIGENFQIIWYEGCKACFPDVCEGRKCLDSESLLSKIKALQIYQKA; encoded by the coding sequence ATGAAAGCTCTTGTTTGTCGCATGGGAGGATTGGGAGACAGCATCCTTATTTATCCAGTTCTTGAAATTCTTACAAAAAAAGGTTATGAAGTAACTGTGTGGGGAAATCCTGAGTATTTCAGGCTTGCTGAAAAGGCTGGTTTTTGTAAAAAGGCGATATTTTACGAGCCTAAGGAAGAGTTTGGCCTGAAGATAATCTTTTCCCAAAACAGAGAGATTTTAAGCGGTGATAATTCAATCTATATTAATCCAGTTCCTGAAGAGCAAATCTGGATTGTTGATTACTACTTAAAAAAACTCGGCTTTCAGAATGAAGGATTTTCAAAAACTCTTCCAATAGCCCACAGCTTTAGAGTTTTCAAAGTTCAAGATTCAAAGAAAAAAGATAACAACCTCTGTATTATACATCCGGGGAGTGGATCAAAAAAGAAAAATCCTGATTTAATCTTTTTCTTTGAGTTAGAGAGATTTCTAAAAAACTCTGGTTTTGATGTTTTTTTTCTTCTTGGACCAGCTGAAATGGAGCTTGTAAAAAAGATTAAAAACTCAGTTTATCTTGAAAATCCTGTGGAAATTGCGAAAACTCTTCTTAAAGCAAATTTATACATAGGTCTTGACAGCGGAGTTAGCCACTTAAGCAGTTATCTTGGAATTCCCTCTATTGTTATCTTTGGTCCAACAAGTCCTTCAGTTTGGCATCCAATTGGTGAGAATTTTCAGATAATCTGGTATGAAGGCTGCAAAGCCTGCTTTCCTGATGTATGCGAAGGGAGAAAATGCTTAGATTCTGAATCTTTACTAAGTAAGATTAAAGCTCTGCAAATATATCAAAAAGCTTGA
- the metE gene encoding 5-methyltetrahydropteroyltriglutamate--homocysteine S-methyltransferase yields MTVKTTVFGYPKIGPQRELKKALEQYWSGKISQRKLIDEAEKLIIYNAKTIAQYEVDIIPSNDFSLYDFILDLSVMFNVIPERFRKIEDPLERYFAIARGSADAPASEMTKWFNTNYHYIVPEIEYGTEFELIENKALKEYELLKNNLNLKTKPVIVGPFTYLYCAKLKDYAYFLDRIASVYMGVLKELEESDVEEVQIDEPAMVIDLDNNDTQAIIDCYRKITSGLSKIKLYVQTYYESLSQYEKIVYELPVHGIGFDFVDGKENLENISKFGFPKDKTLIAGVVSGRDPWKTDFKEALKIIETLTKFTENIILSNSCPLMHLPVTVKNESLPEEILCLLSFANERLDELAVLKTAINEGKAPSEQNLSMKFTNPEVKKKISQIDENALCRKPSFSERYEKQMEILKLPVFPTTTIGSFPQTPEIRKARADYKAGRISLEEYESFIKDEIKKAIEIQQEIGLDVLVHGEFERTDMVEFFAERLQGFAITKNGWVQSYGSRCVRPPIIYGDVWRESPLTLKETLYAQSLTEKPVKGILTGPVTILQWSYPRKNVSKKEVAYQIALALKEEVVELEKAGIKIVQIDEPAFREGMPLKKAKVDEYFDWAIKSFKIVTSSVKAETQIHTHMCYSEFNDIIDKIYAMDADVISIEASRSKGEILKAFEKFKYDRGIGVGVYDIHSPRVPSTEEMIEIVKRAVKLIDKRLFWINPDCGLKTRAWQETIPSLKNMVKVAEIMRKEA; encoded by the coding sequence ATGACCGTTAAAACAACTGTCTTTGGCTATCCCAAGATTGGTCCTCAAAGGGAGCTTAAAAAAGCCTTAGAGCAATACTGGAGTGGAAAAATCTCTCAGAGGAAGCTCATTGATGAGGCTGAAAAATTAATCATCTACAATGCAAAGACCATTGCTCAGTATGAGGTTGATATTATTCCATCCAATGATTTTTCCCTTTATGACTTTATCCTTGACCTTTCAGTCATGTTTAATGTTATTCCTGAAAGATTCAGAAAAATTGAAGACCCCCTGGAAAGATACTTTGCAATAGCAAGGGGCTCAGCAGATGCTCCTGCTTCAGAGATGACAAAGTGGTTTAACACAAACTATCACTACATTGTCCCTGAAATTGAATATGGCACAGAGTTTGAACTCATAGAAAACAAAGCATTAAAAGAGTATGAACTTCTGAAGAATAATCTTAATCTTAAAACTAAGCCTGTGATAGTTGGTCCCTTTACCTATCTTTACTGTGCAAAACTAAAGGACTATGCCTATTTTCTTGACAGAATAGCTTCTGTTTACATGGGAGTTCTTAAAGAGCTTGAAGAATCTGATGTTGAGGAGGTCCAGATTGATGAGCCCGCAATGGTTATTGATTTAGACAATAATGATACTCAGGCAATCATAGATTGTTACAGAAAAATCACTTCCGGGCTTAGCAAAATAAAACTCTATGTTCAAACTTACTATGAATCTCTATCACAGTATGAAAAGATAGTTTATGAACTGCCAGTTCATGGCATTGGATTTGATTTTGTTGACGGCAAGGAGAATCTTGAGAACATCTCAAAATTCGGATTTCCGAAGGATAAAACATTAATTGCAGGAGTTGTCTCAGGAAGAGACCCTTGGAAAACAGACTTTAAAGAAGCTTTAAAAATTATTGAGACTTTAACAAAGTTTACGGAAAATATAATTCTTTCCAACTCCTGCCCTCTCATGCATCTTCCAGTGACTGTAAAAAATGAATCCTTGCCTGAAGAAATCCTCTGCCTGTTAAGCTTTGCCAATGAAAGGCTTGATGAGCTTGCAGTGCTTAAAACAGCAATAAATGAAGGGAAGGCTCCTTCAGAGCAGAATTTATCCATGAAATTCACTAATCCTGAAGTTAAGAAAAAGATCTCTCAGATTGATGAAAATGCTCTGTGCAGAAAACCCTCTTTCAGTGAGCGATATGAAAAACAGATGGAAATTCTCAAACTCCCTGTCTTCCCAACTACCACAATAGGAAGCTTTCCTCAAACTCCTGAGATAAGGAAAGCAAGGGCAGATTACAAAGCAGGTAGAATCTCTCTTGAGGAGTATGAATCCTTTATCAAAGATGAGATAAAAAAGGCAATTGAGATTCAGCAGGAGATCGGGCTTGATGTTTTAGTTCATGGAGAGTTTGAAAGAACAGATATGGTTGAGTTCTTTGCAGAGCGTCTTCAGGGATTTGCCATAACAAAAAATGGATGGGTTCAGTCATATGGCTCAAGATGTGTAAGACCACCAATAATTTATGGCGATGTATGGAGAGAATCCCCCCTGACTCTTAAAGAAACACTTTATGCCCAGTCTCTCACTGAAAAGCCGGTGAAAGGAATTCTTACTGGACCTGTTACAATACTTCAGTGGTCCTATCCGAGAAAGAATGTTTCAAAAAAAGAAGTTGCCTATCAGATTGCTCTTGCTCTCAAGGAAGAAGTAGTAGAGCTTGAAAAAGCTGGTATAAAAATCGTTCAGATTGATGAGCCTGCTTTCAGAGAGGGAATGCCTCTTAAAAAAGCAAAGGTTGATGAATACTTTGACTGGGCTATAAAAAGCTTTAAAATTGTTACTTCTTCTGTAAAAGCTGAAACCCAGATTCACACCCATATGTGCTACTCTGAGTTTAATGATATAATTGATAAAATCTATGCAATGGATGCTGATGTGATATCAATTGAAGCATCAAGAAGCAAAGGAGAGATTCTAAAAGCCTTTGAAAAATTTAAGTATGACAGAGGCATTGGAGTTGGAGTGTATGATATTCACTCTCCAAGAGTTCCCTCTACTGAGGAGATGATTGAAATTGTTAAGCGGGCAGTAAAGCTTATTGATAAAAGACTTTTCTGGATAAACCCTGACTGCGGACTTAAAACAAGAGCCTGGCAAGAAACCATTCCCTCACTTAAAAACATGGTTAAAGTTGCAGAGATAATGCGTAAGGAGGCTTAA
- a CDS encoding ASKHA domain-containing protein, producing the protein MFKVRINRAESESNQETLLQILQKQGIYVPASCGGKGSCGRCKIKVLEGNVTSNSSFGISEAEKAEGFVLACQSFPQSDVLIELPAQLITVSERIALAKAELIENIFKSQPSLFSPLVGKLHLKVEPQEALADFENLKIAAHRSLSISRKLASMLPDFLRQNQWNITLALSEDEIIDFPSKKLYGIAIDIGTTTVAMALIDLEKGKILDVATCYNSQINYGDDVITRIVFSEENPYGLNVLRKCIVDDINALINIVSVRRREGKIYCVVVSGNTTMCHLFWGINPEYIRQEPYAPVLSHYPVWRASEAKLLLDDQIPVYTVPSVAGYVGGDIVAGVLASGLYKSEELSLFIDIGTNGEIVIGNRDFLVTASTSAGPCFEGSGISCGMRATDGAVESFKYHRETDSFEIKVIGNVKPQGICGSGMIDIISELFSNGVIDQKGKLLPDRSKHIDFSQLSSDDSRFIITSDCYITQSDIDNIIRAKAAIYAGISTLLEEMGIKEKELKKVYIAGGFGEFLDVKKAIKIGMLPNLAGERFIFLGNTSLTGAVLCLLSKELWKETNEIAQKMTYIDLSRSKKFMDEYVSALFLPHTDWERFK; encoded by the coding sequence ATGTTTAAAGTAAGAATAAATCGTGCGGAGTCAGAGAGCAATCAAGAAACTCTTTTACAGATTTTACAGAAACAGGGTATATATGTTCCTGCATCCTGCGGAGGTAAAGGCAGCTGCGGAAGATGTAAAATTAAAGTTTTAGAAGGCAATGTCACCTCTAACTCATCTTTTGGTATATCAGAAGCTGAGAAAGCTGAAGGATTTGTTCTTGCGTGCCAGAGCTTTCCACAGAGCGATGTTTTAATTGAATTGCCTGCTCAGTTAATCACAGTCTCTGAAAGAATAGCTCTTGCAAAAGCAGAACTTATTGAAAATATTTTTAAGAGTCAGCCATCTCTTTTTAGTCCCCTTGTGGGAAAACTTCATTTAAAAGTAGAGCCCCAGGAGGCTCTGGCGGATTTTGAAAATTTAAAGATTGCAGCTCATAGAAGTCTATCAATATCAAGAAAGCTTGCTTCAATGCTTCCTGATTTTTTAAGACAAAATCAATGGAATATAACCTTAGCATTATCAGAGGATGAGATTATTGATTTTCCTTCAAAAAAACTCTATGGAATAGCCATTGATATAGGAACCACAACTGTGGCAATGGCGCTGATTGATCTGGAAAAAGGTAAAATTCTGGATGTTGCAACCTGTTACAACTCTCAGATTAATTATGGAGATGATGTAATTACGAGAATTGTTTTTTCAGAGGAAAATCCTTATGGACTTAATGTTTTAAGAAAATGCATTGTTGATGATATTAATGCTCTTATAAATATAGTTTCAGTAAGACGCAGGGAAGGTAAAATTTACTGTGTTGTTGTGTCTGGCAACACTACAATGTGTCATCTTTTCTGGGGAATTAATCCAGAATATATAAGACAGGAGCCTTACGCTCCTGTTTTAAGTCACTATCCAGTATGGAGGGCTTCTGAGGCAAAGCTTTTACTGGATGACCAAATTCCTGTTTACACTGTCCCATCTGTTGCTGGTTATGTGGGAGGAGACATTGTTGCAGGAGTTCTGGCATCTGGACTTTACAAAAGTGAAGAGCTCTCATTATTCATTGACATAGGAACAAATGGTGAGATTGTTATAGGAAACAGAGATTTTCTTGTGACTGCATCAACCTCTGCAGGACCATGCTTTGAAGGAAGTGGAATAAGCTGTGGAATGAGAGCAACTGATGGAGCTGTGGAGTCTTTTAAATACCATAGAGAAACTGATAGTTTTGAGATTAAAGTTATAGGCAATGTAAAACCACAAGGAATATGCGGAAGTGGAATGATAGATATTATCTCCGAGCTTTTCAGTAATGGAGTTATTGACCAGAAAGGCAAACTTCTTCCTGATAGATCCAAACACATTGACTTCAGTCAGCTATCATCCGATGATTCAAGATTTATTATTACATCTGACTGTTACATAACTCAATCAGACATTGACAACATTATCAGGGCAAAGGCTGCTATCTATGCGGGCATCTCAACACTTCTTGAAGAAATGGGAATAAAGGAAAAAGAATTAAAGAAGGTATACATAGCAGGAGGATTTGGAGAGTTTCTTGATGTAAAAAAAGCTATAAAAATCGGAATGCTCCCCAATCTTGCAGGGGAAAGATTTATTTTCTTAGGTAACACATCCTTAACAGGCGCTGTTTTATGTCTGTTAAGCAAAGAGTTGTGGAAGGAGACTAATGAAATTGCTCAAAAAATGACATACATTGATCTTTCCCGCTCTAAAAAATTCATGGATGAGTATGTTTCTGCACTCTTTTTACCCCATACTGATTGGGAAAGATTTAAATAG
- a CDS encoding ribonucleoside triphosphate reductase — translation MFKNVIKRDGRVVPFDPEKITIAIAKAGKATGEFDYETARRLTIKVLLLAEELIRGRDPHVEEIQDVVEEILLSSPYRKTAKAYIIYRDQHARMREIARQGGLELIDSYLSKVDWRVRENSNMSFSLQGLNNYISSEISKSYWLHKIYPPEVRQAHINGDLHIHDLNVLAPYCVGWDLMDLLIRGFGGVAGKVESKPAKHLRSALGQIVNFLFTLQGEAAGAQAFSNVDTLLAPFIAYDELNYKQVKQAVQEWVFNLNVPTRVGFQTPFSNITLDLRVPEHLKSQAVIIGGKPQQYTYGEFQKEMDMFNRALFEVLTEGDAKGRVFTFPIPTINITKEFDWSSPTLELIMEATAKYGIPYFANYVNSDLKPEDARSMCCRLRLETKELHTRGGGLFGSNPLTGSIGVVTLNLPRIGYVSRSEEEFFAYLTRLMDIAKTSLEIKRKVLERFTEAGLYPYSKHYLSSIKERTGAYWSNHFSTIGIIGMNEAIANARWLSSKGIWTEEGKAFALKVMDFMREKLMEYQKETGNLYNLEATPAEGTSYRLARIDKQKYPDIFTQGKDHPYYTNSTWLPVNFTESITYLLDHQDELQSKYTGGTVIHLFLGEQPEPGKIKNFIKAVFEKYKLPYISITPTFSICNECGYIEGEHKSCPKCGKATEVYSRVVGYLRPVDNWNDGKKEEFRERRYLQIHAS, via the coding sequence ATGTTTAAAAACGTAATAAAGCGTGACGGTCGCGTTGTCCCCTTTGATCCTGAAAAAATCACCATAGCCATAGCTAAAGCGGGCAAGGCAACAGGAGAGTTTGACTACGAGACTGCAAGAAGGCTAACCATTAAGGTTTTACTTCTTGCAGAGGAGTTAATTCGCGGTCGTGACCCTCACGTTGAAGAGATTCAGGACGTCGTCGAAGAGATACTCCTAAGTAGTCCATATCGTAAAACTGCAAAAGCTTACATTATTTACAGAGATCAGCATGCCAGGATGCGTGAGATTGCCCGTCAGGGTGGGCTTGAGCTGATTGACAGCTATCTAAGCAAAGTTGACTGGCGAGTAAGAGAAAACTCAAACATGAGCTTTAGCCTTCAGGGATTAAACAACTACATATCAAGTGAGATAAGCAAAAGCTACTGGCTTCATAAGATTTATCCACCAGAGGTAAGACAAGCTCACATAAATGGAGATTTGCATATTCATGACCTGAATGTGCTTGCACCTTATTGTGTTGGCTGGGATTTAATGGATTTGTTAATTCGTGGATTTGGTGGAGTAGCAGGAAAAGTTGAGTCAAAACCTGCAAAACATCTAAGAAGTGCACTTGGTCAGATTGTAAACTTTCTTTTTACCCTTCAAGGAGAAGCTGCAGGAGCTCAGGCATTTAGCAATGTGGATACCCTTCTTGCACCATTCATTGCATACGACGAACTCAACTACAAACAGGTAAAGCAGGCTGTGCAAGAGTGGGTTTTTAATCTGAATGTGCCTACAAGGGTGGGGTTTCAAACGCCTTTCAGTAACATCACCCTTGATCTCAGAGTGCCTGAACATCTTAAATCTCAGGCTGTTATTATTGGAGGAAAACCTCAGCAATACACCTACGGTGAGTTTCAGAAAGAGATGGATATGTTCAACAGAGCACTTTTTGAGGTTCTCACAGAAGGAGATGCAAAGGGCAGGGTTTTTACATTTCCCATACCCACGATCAACATAACAAAAGAGTTTGACTGGAGTAGCCCTACCCTTGAGTTAATCATGGAAGCAACGGCAAAATATGGAATTCCATACTTTGCCAACTACGTAAACTCTGACCTGAAACCTGAAGATGCTCGCTCAATGTGTTGCAGGCTCAGGCTTGAGACAAAAGAGCTACACACACGTGGTGGTGGACTTTTTGGTTCAAATCCATTAACTGGAAGCATAGGAGTTGTTACATTGAATTTGCCAAGAATTGGATATGTAAGCAGGTCAGAGGAAGAGTTCTTTGCTTATCTGACAAGACTTATGGATATTGCAAAAACATCCCTTGAGATTAAACGTAAAGTGCTTGAAAGATTTACAGAAGCAGGGCTTTATCCCTACTCAAAACATTATCTCAGTTCAATAAAAGAACGCACAGGTGCATACTGGAGTAATCACTTCTCAACAATAGGCATAATTGGGATGAACGAGGCAATAGCAAATGCAAGGTGGCTAAGCTCTAAAGGAATATGGACAGAGGAAGGCAAAGCCTTTGCTTTGAAGGTAATGGATTTCATGAGAGAAAAACTCATGGAATATCAAAAAGAGACAGGCAATCTTTACAATCTTGAGGCAACACCTGCGGAAGGGACAAGCTACAGGCTTGCCAGAATTGACAAACAGAAGTATCCCGATATTTTTACGCAGGGCAAAGACCATCCCTACTACACGAACTCCACGTGGCTGCCTGTTAATTTCACTGAATCAATAACCTATTTGCTTGACCATCAGGACGAACTTCAGAGTAAATACACAGGTGGGACAGTTATTCATCTGTTTCTGGGAGAGCAACCAGAACCGGGGAAAATCAAAAACTTTATAAAAGCAGTCTTTGAAAAATATAAGCTTCCATACATAAGTATTACCCCCACATTCAGTATTTGCAATGAGTGTGGATACATTGAAGGAGAACACAAAAGCTGTCCAAAGTGCGGCAAAGCTACAGAGGTTTACTCTCGTGTTGTTGGTTACCTTAGACCTGTGGATAATTGGAATGACGGGAAGAAAGAAGAATTCAGGGAAAGAAGATATTTACAGATTCATGCTTCCTGA
- a CDS encoding SapC family protein: MKAIMKAFQRAVALDSSIHRNLKVKLPENYSFMENVEIVPLTYSEILSATMYYPVMFGVQDEVVFPFAVTGINGKNVFLKKNGTWKIDTVPNVCRHYPFGVFKEADEYTIIFDETYASDDGERLFDDEGNDTEFFSSIKQGLTELARDFHDAEECSKELFNGGLLKTLNLDVDTKLGKMQFRNMLIANIEYLSRLQPEKLYSLNSKGYLLILHAHYLSLRNFKLFDIFAEL, from the coding sequence ATGAAAGCAATCATGAAGGCTTTTCAGAGGGCTGTTGCCCTTGACAGCAGTATTCATAGAAATTTAAAAGTAAAACTGCCAGAAAACTACTCATTTATGGAAAATGTTGAGATTGTGCCTCTTACTTACTCGGAAATTTTATCTGCTACAATGTATTATCCTGTTATGTTTGGAGTTCAGGATGAAGTTGTTTTCCCTTTTGCTGTTACAGGTATTAACGGCAAAAATGTATTTTTAAAGAAGAATGGAACATGGAAGATTGACACTGTGCCAAATGTTTGCAGGCATTATCCCTTTGGGGTTTTCAAAGAAGCAGATGAATACACAATTATATTTGATGAAACCTATGCTTCTGATGATGGAGAGAGGCTTTTTGATGATGAAGGTAATGACACGGAATTTTTTTCAAGCATAAAACAGGGACTTACAGAGCTTGCAAGGGATTTTCATGATGCAGAAGAGTGTTCAAAGGAGCTATTTAATGGAGGATTGCTGAAAACATTGAATCTTGATGTGGATACAAAGCTTGGTAAAATGCAGTTTCGCAATATGTTAATAGCAAATATTGAATATTTATCCAGACTTCAGCCTGAAAAGCTTTACAGCCTTAATTCAAAGGGTTATCTTTTGATTCTCCATGCCCATTATCTGAGTCTCAGAAATTTCAAGCTTTTTGATATATTTGCAGAGCTTTAA
- a CDS encoding DUF6800 family protein codes for MSKRLVDRELKKRRLRREKLRKLREKFKEAKNEEEKKLILEKVSKIAPSLKIEHFIASVK; via the coding sequence ATGTCAAAAAGACTTGTTGACAGAGAACTGAAAAAAAGAAGACTTCGCAGAGAAAAATTAAGAAAACTCAGAGAAAAATTTAAAGAAGCAAAAAATGAAGAAGAAAAGAAACTGATTCTTGAAAAAGTGTCAAAAATTGCTCCATCCTTAAAAATTGAACATTTTATAGCATCTGTTAAGTAG